From a region of the Odontesthes bonariensis isolate fOdoBon6 chromosome 2, fOdoBon6.hap1, whole genome shotgun sequence genome:
- the LOC142397867 gene encoding uncharacterized protein LOC142397867: MHQRIHSGVKPFSCGQCGKAFSRKSSLIKHQRIHSEVKPFSCGQCGKAFSRKSALISHQRIHSGVKPFSCGQCGKAFTKKSALITHQRIHSGVKPFSCGQCGKAFNQRSHLMTHQRIHSGVKPFSCGQCGNAFSRKSFLIRHQHIHSGVKPFSCGQCGKAFTHKSTLITHQRIHSGVKPFSCGQCGKAFTHKSTLTKHQRIHSGVKPFSCGQCGKAFSWKSSLIIHQHIHSGVKPFICGQCGKAFTHKSALISHQRIHSGVKPFSCGQCGKAFTDKSILMKHQRIHSGVKPFSCGQCGKAFTDKSSLMTHQRIHSGVKPFSCGQCGKAFTDKSSLMTHQRIHSGVKPFSCGQCGKSFRYFPTLKTHQ; encoded by the coding sequence AtgcatcaacgtatccacagtggagttaaacctttcagttgtggacagtgtggaaAGGCTTTTAGTCGGAAAAGTTCCTTAATAaaacatcaacgtatccacagtgaagttaaacctttcagttgtggacagtgtgggaaggcttttagtCGGAAAAGTGCCTTAATatcacatcaacgtatccacagtggagttaaacctttcagttgtggacagtgtgggaaggcttttactaagaaaagtgccttaataacacatcaacgtatccacagtggagttaaacctttcagttgtggccagtgtgggaaggcttttaatcAGAGAAGTCATTTAAtgacacatcaacgtatccacagtggagttaaacctttcagttgtggacagtgtgggaatgCTTTTAGTCGGAAAAGTTTCTTAATAAGACATCaacatatccacagtggagttaaacctttcagttgtggacagtgtgggaaggcttttactcataAAAGtaccttaataacacatcaacgtatccacagtggagttaaacctttcagttgtggacagtgtgggaaggcttttactcataAAAGTAccttaacaaaacatcaacgtatccacagtggagttaaacctttcagttgtggacagtgtgggaaggcttttagtTGGAAAAGTTCCTTAATAATACATCaacatatccacagtggagttaaacctttcatttgtggacagtgtgggaaggcttttactcataaaagtgccttaatatcacatcaacgtatccacagtggagttaaacctttcagttgtggacagtgtgggaaggcgtTTACTGATAAAAGTATTTTAATGaaacatcaacgtatccacagtggagttaaaccattcagttgtggacagtgtgggaaggcttttactgataaaagtTCCTTAAtgacacatcaacgtatccacagtggagttaaaccattcagttgtggacagtgtgggaaggcttttactgataaaagtTCCTTAAtgacacatcaacgtatccacagtggagttaaacctttcagttgtggccAGTGTGGGAAGTCCTTTCGTTACTTCCCTACTTTAAAAACACATCAG